From the genome of Vibrio porteresiae DSM 19223, one region includes:
- the rlmE gene encoding 23S rRNA (uridine(2552)-2'-O)-methyltransferase RlmE: MSKQKHSASSGRWLKEHFDDKYVNEAKKKGYRSRAIFKIEEIQQKDRLIKPGMTVVDLGAAPGGWSQYAAGVVGEDGQVIACDILPMDSIAGVAFLQGDFREESVLNALLERIQPDMVDVVMSDMAPNMAGNLSVDQPRAMYLVELALDMCRQVLAPDGSFVVKVFQGEGFDQYVKDVRDMFKVVKIRKPDSSRARSREVYIVATGYKG, encoded by the coding sequence ATGAGTAAACAGAAGCACTCAGCGAGCTCAGGTCGCTGGTTGAAAGAACATTTTGACGATAAGTACGTAAACGAAGCAAAGAAGAAAGGTTACCGTTCGCGTGCTATCTTCAAAATAGAAGAAATTCAGCAGAAAGATAGATTAATCAAACCGGGCATGACAGTCGTTGACTTAGGTGCTGCTCCTGGTGGTTGGTCTCAGTATGCTGCAGGTGTTGTTGGCGAAGATGGTCAAGTCATTGCATGTGACATTTTACCAATGGATTCCATTGCGGGCGTTGCCTTTTTACAGGGCGATTTTCGTGAAGAGTCGGTTTTAAATGCTCTTTTGGAACGAATTCAGCCAGACATGGTCGATGTAGTTATGTCGGACATGGCTCCTAATATGGCAGGTAACTTATCAGTTGATCAGCCAAGAGCAATGTACCTTGTTGAATTAGCGTTGGATATGTGTCGACAAGTTCTTGCTCCCGATGGTAGTTTTGTGGTTAAGGTCTTTCAGGGCGAAGGCTTTGATCAGTATGTCAAGGATGTCCGCGACATGTTTAAAGTGGTAAAAATCCGCAAGCCCGACTCTTCGAGGGCTCGTTCTCGAGAAGTGTACATCGTTGCCACAGGTTACAAAGGGTAA
- the greA gene encoding transcription elongation factor GreA: protein MEKVPMTVRGEKILREELERLLKLRPQITAAIAEARELGDLKENAEYHAAREEQGICEAQIRDIEYKLSVAQVIDVTKMENTGKVIFGSTVTVVDVDTEEEKTYQIVGDNEADIKSGRISISSPIARGLVGKMEGDEVIISTPGGDKAFEIDQVQYI from the coding sequence ATGGAAAAAGTTCCAATGACTGTACGCGGTGAGAAGATCCTGCGTGAAGAACTTGAGAGACTTCTAAAACTTCGCCCGCAGATTACCGCAGCGATTGCTGAAGCGCGTGAGCTAGGCGATTTAAAGGAAAACGCTGAATACCATGCTGCTCGAGAAGAACAAGGTATCTGTGAAGCGCAAATTCGAGATATCGAATATAAATTGTCGGTAGCTCAAGTGATTGATGTCACTAAAATGGAAAATACTGGTAAGGTTATTTTTGGTTCTACAGTCACTGTTGTTGATGTAGATACTGAAGAAGAGAAAACTTATCAGATTGTTGGCGATAATGAAGCAGACATTAAGTCTGGTCGTATTTCTATCAGCTCTCCAATTGCACGTGGCTTGGTGGGTAAAATGGAAGGCGACGAAGTGATTATCTCCACTCCTGGCGGCGATAAAGCCTTTGAAATCGATCAAGTACAGTATATTTAA
- the ftsH gene encoding ATP-dependent zinc metalloprotease FtsH has product MAKNLILWLVIAVVLMSVFQSFGPGDNNGRTIDYTTFVQEVGQGQIQEAQFNNSEITFTRRGGSTRYVTYMPVYDQKLLDDLINQNVKVQGTPPEEQSLLGTIFISWFPMILLIGVWIFFMRQMQGGGGKGAMSFGKSKARMMSEEQIKTTFADVAGCDEAKEDVKELVDYLRDPSRFQKLGGKIPTGVLMVGPPGTGKTLLAKAIAGEAKVPFFTISGSDFVEMFVGVGASRVRDMFEQAKKASPCIIFIDEIDAVGRQRGAGVGGGHDEREQTLNQMLVEMDGFEGNEGIIVIAATNRPDVLDPALLRPGRFDRQVVVGLPDVRGREQILKVHMRKVPLAGDVEPSLIARGTPGFSGADLANLVNEAALFAARGNKRNVSMVEFELAKDKIMMGAERRSMVMSEEIKASTAYHEAGHAIVGRLVPEHDPVYKVSIIPRGRALGVTMYLPEQDRVSMSKQNLESMISSLYGGRLAEELIYGVDKVSTGASNDIERATDIARKMVTQWGFSDKLGPMLYAEDEGEVFLGRSVTQTKHMSDDTAKLIDDEVRKIIDRNYERARRILVENMDIMHAMKDALMKYETIDAGQIDDLMARKEDIREPAGWADHVANASAKKESEAASETPKAEVSQPEKAPEETKPQEQVADTDKKDSNAE; this is encoded by the coding sequence ATGGCAAAAAATTTAATTCTTTGGTTAGTAATTGCGGTCGTTTTAATGTCGGTTTTCCAGAGCTTCGGCCCTGGAGACAACAACGGAAGAACGATCGATTACACCACATTTGTACAGGAAGTTGGCCAAGGCCAAATACAAGAAGCTCAGTTCAATAACAGTGAGATTACTTTTACTCGTCGTGGAGGCAGTACTCGTTACGTTACCTATATGCCGGTTTACGACCAGAAACTTCTGGATGATTTGATCAATCAGAATGTAAAAGTTCAAGGTACACCACCTGAAGAGCAAAGCTTGCTTGGCACTATCTTCATCTCATGGTTCCCGATGATTCTGTTGATTGGTGTTTGGATTTTCTTCATGCGTCAAATGCAAGGCGGCGGTGGCAAAGGGGCTATGTCCTTTGGCAAAAGCAAAGCCCGTATGATGAGTGAGGAACAGATCAAAACCACATTTGCTGATGTTGCGGGTTGTGACGAAGCAAAAGAAGACGTCAAGGAGCTGGTTGATTACCTTCGTGATCCTAGTCGTTTCCAAAAGCTCGGTGGTAAAATTCCAACGGGTGTTCTGATGGTAGGTCCTCCAGGTACTGGTAAAACATTGCTCGCTAAAGCGATTGCTGGTGAAGCGAAAGTACCTTTCTTTACTATCTCAGGTTCAGATTTCGTAGAAATGTTCGTTGGTGTGGGTGCATCTCGTGTACGTGACATGTTCGAACAAGCTAAAAAAGCTTCTCCATGTATCATCTTCATCGATGAAATCGATGCTGTAGGTCGTCAACGTGGCGCGGGTGTAGGTGGTGGTCACGATGAACGTGAACAAACGCTAAACCAAATGCTGGTTGAGATGGATGGTTTTGAAGGTAACGAAGGTATTATCGTTATCGCGGCAACCAACCGTCCTGACGTATTGGATCCAGCACTGCTTCGTCCTGGTCGTTTTGACCGTCAAGTTGTGGTTGGTCTTCCAGATGTTCGTGGTCGTGAGCAGATTCTGAAAGTTCACATGCGTAAAGTGCCGCTAGCCGGTGATGTTGAACCATCACTCATTGCTCGTGGTACACCAGGTTTCTCTGGTGCTGACTTAGCTAACTTGGTCAACGAAGCTGCGCTGTTTGCTGCTCGTGGCAACAAACGCAACGTATCTATGGTTGAGTTCGAGCTAGCAAAAGATAAAATCATGATGGGTGCAGAACGTCGCTCGATGGTGATGTCGGAAGAAATCAAAGCTTCTACTGCATATCACGAAGCTGGTCACGCGATTGTGGGACGTTTAGTGCCAGAGCATGATCCTGTGTACAAAGTGTCGATTATTCCACGTGGTCGTGCGTTAGGTGTGACTATGTACTTGCCAGAGCAAGATCGTGTCAGCATGTCTAAACAAAACCTAGAGTCTATGATTTCGAGTCTTTATGGTGGTCGTTTGGCAGAAGAGTTGATTTACGGTGTTGATAAGGTGTCGACTGGTGCGTCAAACGATATCGAACGTGCTACTGATATTGCGCGTAAGATGGTGACTCAGTGGGGCTTTTCTGACAAGCTTGGTCCAATGCTGTACGCAGAAGATGAAGGGGAAGTTTTCCTTGGTCGTAGCGTAACGCAAACCAAACATATGTCTGATGACACAGCAAAACTGATTGATGATGAAGTACGTAAAATCATCGACCGCAACTACGAACGTGCACGTCGTATCCTAGTGGAAAATATGGATATTATGCATGCAATGAAAGATGCGTTGATGAAGTATGAAACCATTGATGCTGGTCAAATTGATGATTTGATGGCTCGTAAAGAAGATATTCGTGAACCTGCTGGCTGGGCAGACCATGTTGCTAATGCTTCTGCTAAGAAAGAATCAGAAGCTGCTTCTGAAACGCCTAAAGCTGAAGTGTCTCAACCGGAGAAAGCTCCAGAGGAAACTAAGCCTCAAGAGCAGGTGGCGGATACGGATAAAAAAGATTCAAACGCGGAATAA
- the yhbY gene encoding ribosome assembly RNA-binding protein YhbY, which translates to MNLSNKQKQHLKALAHNLKPVVLMGANGLTEAVLAEIEIALDFHELIKVKVVSEDRDTKQLIVDAIVRETGAEKVQVIGKVLVLYRQSEQRKIELPRN; encoded by the coding sequence ATGAACCTAAGCAACAAACAAAAGCAGCATTTAAAAGCACTAGCGCACAATCTGAAACCAGTCGTGCTGATGGGCGCTAACGGTTTAACCGAAGCTGTTTTAGCCGAAATTGAGATCGCGCTTGATTTCCACGAACTGATTAAAGTAAAAGTGGTATCAGAAGATCGCGACACCAAACAGCTTATCGTTGATGCTATTGTACGCGAGACTGGCGCAGAAAAAGTCCAAGTCATCGGTAAAGTGCTTGTTTTGTATCGTCAATCAGAACAGCGCAAAATTGAGCTACCGCGTAACTAG